From a region of the Fischerella sp. JS2 genome:
- a CDS encoding PD-(D/E)XK nuclease family protein has translation MLSTQTQLLRLSQGQLNLLERCPRQFQHTYLEQLYSPTEIEREEHQTLGSRFHLLMQQREMGLPIDSFLQTDAQLQSWMTAFTNAAAEILTPINNSQTFRESEHYRTLQIQNYLLTVVYDLLIADSQQAQIFDWKTYPKLPNKRKLEQNWQTRLYMYVLAETSNYLPENISMTYWFVQSEGKPQSIKFNYNYNQHEKTAKKLKQLLSKLTNWLEEYQQKKDFPQVSEGSKTCEYCHFIKRCNRTYANPAKTSEANSPLQKLDTNLTNIANIQEVSL, from the coding sequence ATGCTATCCACTCAAACTCAACTATTGCGACTTTCGCAAGGACAACTGAACCTGCTAGAACGTTGTCCACGACAGTTTCAACACACCTACTTAGAACAACTCTATTCACCCACCGAAATAGAACGGGAAGAACACCAGACTTTAGGGAGTCGCTTTCACTTGCTGATGCAACAGCGAGAAATGGGCTTACCTATTGATAGTTTTTTGCAAACAGATGCTCAATTGCAAAGTTGGATGACAGCTTTTACAAATGCGGCTGCGGAAATTCTCACACCTATTAATAATAGTCAAACTTTTCGAGAAAGCGAACATTACCGCACTTTACAGATCCAAAATTATTTACTCACTGTTGTCTATGATTTACTAATTGCAGATAGTCAGCAAGCACAAATTTTTGACTGGAAAACTTATCCCAAACTACCCAATAAACGCAAGTTAGAACAGAACTGGCAGACACGTCTTTATATGTACGTATTAGCTGAGACTAGCAATTATCTGCCAGAAAATATTTCTATGACATATTGGTTTGTTCAATCTGAAGGTAAACCACAAAGTATTAAATTCAATTACAATTATAACCAACACGAAAAGACTGCCAAAAAACTCAAACAACTACTAAGTAAATTAACCAATTGGCTAGAAGAGTATCAGCAAAAAAAAGATTTTCCGCAGGTTTCAGAAGGTAGTAAAACTTGTGAATATTGTCACTTTATCAAGAGGTGTAATCGTACTTATGCTAATCCCGCAAAAACATCAGAAGCAAACTCTCCTCTGCAAAAATTAGACACCAACCTCACGAATATCGCTAATATTCAAGAAGTATCTCTATAA
- a CDS encoding glycosyltransferase, with the protein MNHQSSNTTTTDAFLPRVSVVIPIYNSETDLPELINCLFAQTYPKEWVEYLLVDNNSSDRTFELLQETAKNSPILIRPLSENQIQSSYAARNTGIRAANSQIIVFTDADCRPQPQWLELLIAPFVNNDVAIVAGEIIALPGNNLLEKFAAHQDTLSQKHTLNHKFCPYGQTANLAIRRQAFEKAGLFRPYLTTGGDADICWRIQRENIGRLEFATKAIVQHRHRSTLKELQSQWRRYGRSNRYLHELYGVELMRDMTLKECTYRLARWLIKELPRNSIKALAGKIQLVDLLNTPIGLFTARARSAGQREAQLPEKAKVIEML; encoded by the coding sequence ATGAATCACCAATCAAGTAACACAACGACCACTGATGCTTTCTTGCCAAGGGTATCAGTGGTTATTCCTATTTATAACAGCGAAACAGATTTACCAGAATTAATTAATTGTCTGTTTGCTCAAACTTACCCAAAAGAATGGGTGGAATACTTGCTAGTAGATAATAATAGCAGCGATCGCACTTTTGAACTCTTACAAGAAACTGCTAAAAATTCTCCTATATTAATTCGTCCTCTCAGTGAAAATCAAATTCAAAGTTCCTACGCTGCCCGTAACACAGGCATTCGCGCCGCCAATAGTCAAATTATTGTTTTTACCGATGCTGATTGTCGTCCTCAACCACAGTGGCTAGAGTTATTAATTGCACCTTTTGTTAACAATGATGTGGCAATTGTCGCTGGTGAAATCATAGCACTACCTGGTAATAACTTGCTAGAAAAATTTGCCGCTCACCAAGATACTTTATCGCAAAAGCACACCCTCAATCATAAATTTTGTCCCTATGGTCAAACGGCAAACTTAGCAATTCGACGACAAGCATTTGAGAAAGCAGGTTTATTTCGTCCCTATTTGACAACCGGTGGTGATGCTGATATCTGTTGGCGGATTCAACGAGAAAATATTGGACGTTTAGAATTTGCGACCAAGGCGATCGTACAGCATCGTCACCGTAGCACACTAAAAGAATTACAAAGCCAATGGCGACGTTATGGACGTTCAAATCGCTATTTACACGAATTGTATGGTGTGGAGTTAATGCGAGACATGACATTAAAAGAATGCACCTATCGATTAGCACGTTGGTTAATCAAAGAACTACCAAGGAATAGCATCAAAGCTTTAGCGGGTAAAATTCAACTCGTAGATTTATTAAATACTCCTATTGGTTTATTTACTGCTAGGGCGCGTAGTGCTGGTCAAAGAGAAGCTCAATTACCAGAAAAAGCTAAGGTCATTGAGATGCTATAA
- a CDS encoding YdcF family protein translates to MNRKVTSSPNLPRRNTLLKKWRVLRKIKICLCLLLSIWLVFTTITLVFASSKPVDTFFVLGGSIRREMYVAKLTKQYPQVKVLISGGSADGCIWLIFQREVAAMANVWLEKCASSTFSNFYYSIPILRRWHVHKVMLITSPTHLPRAKWLAQILLGAHGIWVETEVVQEQGIPGNREYWAKTGLDVTRSFLWAGLSQVIQPQCSQVTRLSDVDIKAWQDRSFKCEQQGNLEWGR, encoded by the coding sequence ATGAACCGTAAAGTTACGAGTAGCCCTAATCTTCCCCGTAGAAATACCTTACTAAAAAAGTGGAGAGTGTTACGAAAAATTAAAATTTGCCTGTGTCTTCTCCTTAGTATTTGGCTAGTGTTTACCACTATAACTTTAGTCTTTGCATCCTCCAAGCCAGTGGACACTTTTTTCGTACTTGGTGGCAGTATTCGCCGGGAAATGTACGTCGCTAAACTAACCAAGCAATACCCACAAGTCAAAGTTTTAATTTCTGGAGGTTCTGCTGATGGCTGTATTTGGCTCATTTTTCAAAGGGAAGTAGCTGCAATGGCAAATGTCTGGTTGGAGAAGTGTGCTAGCTCGACTTTCAGTAATTTCTACTATAGTATTCCGATTCTACGCCGTTGGCATGTGCATAAAGTCATGTTAATTACCTCCCCTACACACCTACCACGGGCAAAATGGTTAGCACAGATTTTATTAGGCGCGCATGGTATTTGGGTAGAAACAGAAGTTGTACAAGAGCAAGGCATTCCTGGGAATCGTGAATATTGGGCGAAAACTGGATTAGATGTGACCCGTAGTTTCTTGTGGGCAGGATTAAGCCAGGTTATTCAGCCGCAATGTTCTCAAGTGACAAGATTGTCAGATGTAGATATCAAAGCTTGGCAGGATCGCAGTTTTAAATGTGAACAACAGGGGAATTTAGAGTGGGGGAGGTAG
- a CDS encoding GAF domain-containing protein has product MLYWRDDTGLPNFYKGWNVFIGEKQNGTATKLDESLQKVLEWLKEYMSVDTVTFLLPVTDQQKLDVYATIGLEEEIAQHIRIPIGHGIAGRIAASMKPMILNNLSGVEIFSPILRQKDLKSLVGIPIPLKQGVVGVLHVGTFESHQFSERDVEQLQLAAHRISTMIDTEVLNIEQSDYHRELERFNSVSQVFTLNISALKKQVLKLTAALLNWINSAKQEDREYNIPTFEMIV; this is encoded by the coding sequence ATGTTATATTGGAGAGATGACACTGGTTTACCAAATTTCTATAAAGGCTGGAATGTCTTTATAGGTGAAAAACAAAATGGCACAGCTACTAAGCTTGATGAATCACTTCAAAAAGTGCTTGAGTGGTTGAAAGAGTATATGTCTGTGGACACAGTTACTTTCCTACTACCTGTTACGGATCAACAAAAGCTTGATGTCTATGCCACTATTGGACTTGAAGAAGAGATAGCACAACATATCCGTATTCCCATTGGGCATGGTATAGCTGGTCGCATTGCTGCAAGCATGAAACCAATGATATTGAATAACTTGTCAGGAGTAGAAATATTCAGCCCAATTTTGCGCCAAAAGGATTTGAAATCACTTGTTGGCATACCAATACCGCTTAAACAAGGTGTAGTAGGAGTACTGCACGTTGGCACTTTTGAGTCTCATCAGTTTAGTGAGCGTGATGTGGAACAGCTGCAACTAGCTGCACATCGTATCAGCACAATGATAGATACAGAGGTTTTAAATATCGAGCAGAGCGATTATCATCGGGAACTCGAGCGCTTTAATAGCGTAAGTCAAGTCTTCACATTAAATATTTCTGCGTTGAAAAAGCAAGTATTGAAATTAACGGCTGCTTTACTAAACTGGATAAATTCAGCTAAGCAGGAAGACAGGGAATATAATATTCCTACATTTGAGATGATAGTCTGA
- a CDS encoding Npun_R1517 family heterocyst differentiation transcriptional regulator, with translation MNSKVLPRQINNIEVGVYECEIHLKFRLIEEKSLLGDRDQLLQVLLDALLTEGSDEFLETLQASVKAQEISELKASPQMRRQLMRLRNSTENA, from the coding sequence ATGAACTCTAAAGTATTACCACGCCAAATAAATAATATTGAAGTAGGCGTTTATGAATGTGAAATCCATCTCAAATTTCGATTGATTGAGGAAAAAAGTTTATTAGGCGATCGCGACCAACTTTTGCAGGTGTTATTAGATGCTTTACTAACTGAAGGATCTGACGAATTTCTAGAGACTCTGCAAGCTTCTGTGAAGGCTCAGGAAATTTCAGAACTGAAAGCATCGCCACAAATGCGACGTCAATTAATGCGTTTACGTAACTCTACTGAAAATGCTTAG
- a CDS encoding single-stranded-DNA-specific exonuclease RecJ, with translation MPEQQWILTSTEQPPEWFLEAVKQYTPASSGQFAAQLLWQRGIRDVSQITNFVNPKTYLPASPFEFGQEMHLAVERLQRAWKFGDTVAIWGDFDADGITSTAVLWDGLGQFFHQNSQLIYYIPNRLTESHGLNCQGINKLAHQGCKLIVTCDTGSTNIDEITYANQLGIDVIITDHHTLPAERPPVTAIINPRYLSSDHQLFHLSGVAVAYKLVEALYQSLPKIPQQPLEDLLDLVAVGLIADLVQLSGDCRYLAQLGIERLQEDFKLPPAQRRRPGVGRLLELCQKSGDRPTDISFGLGPRINAVSRIQGDASFCVELLTSRDQVRVHQLAEATELANSRRKSLQKEVAQQVNHKISQMDLSTTSVIVLADPQWAVGVLGLVAGQVAQETGRPTILLSSEGVGGVGGVGGEDTPHTPHTSPTISPLLARGSARSVNSVDLYQLVKNQAHLLHRFGGHPYAAGLSLPVENIPLFTEAINQQLRQTLGGTTLTPTVQADLVVTVADLGKELFLELKLLEPCGMGNPVPKLLIQSCWFENAWHRNQQDFQGKKIQYIKAEFDIRDESTKNPFPGVWWGHYKEELPSGRCDCIVELDYNTFKKRYEIRLIAVRSSEHSAQVTPHSIQILDWRNIKTTPTLPTPPLLVKECPTSWDDLRAWLRRSLHNQQPLAIAWSETEHQPPEHIWLTLVGIAKYLSRTNQLVTRVQLLQKLGISDQSLHMGLRALRYSGFTIQRQDRYLQISRQPNTESPLAETAINKFLAVVREEQFQRQYFAEVPISTIQAIAIQKI, from the coding sequence ATGCCCGAACAACAGTGGATTTTGACATCAACTGAACAACCGCCTGAGTGGTTCTTAGAAGCTGTCAAGCAGTATACACCCGCATCTAGCGGACAGTTTGCAGCACAGTTGTTGTGGCAACGTGGTATAAGAGATGTTTCACAAATAACTAATTTTGTCAATCCCAAAACTTACTTACCTGCGAGTCCATTTGAGTTTGGGCAGGAAATGCACCTGGCGGTAGAACGCTTACAAAGGGCATGGAAATTTGGTGACACAGTTGCCATTTGGGGAGACTTTGACGCCGACGGTATTACCTCCACAGCTGTGTTATGGGATGGCTTGGGACAGTTTTTTCACCAAAATTCGCAGTTAATTTATTATATTCCGAATCGATTAACAGAATCTCATGGGCTTAACTGTCAAGGCATAAATAAGTTAGCGCATCAAGGATGTAAGTTAATCGTCACTTGTGATACTGGTAGTACAAATATTGATGAAATTACTTATGCCAATCAACTAGGTATTGATGTGATTATTACAGACCATCACACTTTACCAGCAGAACGTCCACCTGTGACAGCCATTATTAATCCTCGATATTTGTCTAGTGATCATCAATTGTTTCATCTTTCTGGAGTGGCAGTTGCTTACAAGTTAGTAGAAGCTTTGTATCAAAGTTTGCCGAAAATTCCACAACAGCCATTAGAAGATTTGTTGGATTTAGTTGCTGTGGGGTTAATAGCTGACTTAGTGCAGTTGAGCGGAGATTGTCGCTATTTAGCACAATTGGGAATTGAACGGTTGCAAGAAGATTTTAAACTACCACCCGCCCAGCGACGACGCCCAGGGGTGGGGCGATTGTTGGAATTGTGTCAGAAAAGTGGCGATCGCCCTACAGATATTTCCTTCGGACTTGGCCCTCGTATCAATGCCGTCAGTCGCATTCAAGGCGATGCTAGCTTCTGCGTAGAATTACTGACTAGCCGTGACCAGGTTCGTGTTCACCAGTTGGCGGAAGCAACAGAATTAGCCAACTCTCGCCGCAAGTCTCTACAAAAAGAGGTTGCCCAACAAGTCAACCACAAGATCAGCCAAATGGACTTGTCCACCACCAGCGTCATCGTTTTAGCCGATCCTCAGTGGGCTGTTGGCGTTTTGGGATTAGTAGCAGGACAAGTCGCACAAGAGACAGGACGACCGACTATTTTGTTAAGTAGCGAAGGGGTAGGGGGAGTAGGGGGAGTAGGAGGGGAAGATACTCCTCACACCCCTCACACTTCCCCCACTATTTCTCCTCTTCTAGCCCGTGGATCTGCACGTTCCGTTAACTCCGTTGATCTGTACCAACTAGTCAAAAATCAAGCCCATCTGTTACATCGTTTTGGTGGACATCCTTATGCGGCGGGATTGAGTCTACCAGTGGAAAATATTCCTTTATTTACAGAAGCGATTAACCAGCAATTACGGCAAACTTTGGGCGGTACAACTTTAACACCTACAGTACAAGCGGACTTAGTGGTGACAGTGGCGGATTTGGGGAAAGAATTATTTTTAGAATTAAAACTTTTAGAACCCTGTGGCATGGGTAATCCCGTGCCAAAATTGCTGATTCAAAGCTGCTGGTTTGAAAATGCTTGGCATCGCAATCAGCAAGATTTCCAGGGTAAAAAGATACAGTATATTAAAGCCGAGTTTGATATTCGGGATGAGTCTACCAAAAATCCTTTTCCTGGCGTGTGGTGGGGACACTATAAGGAGGAATTGCCATCGGGACGCTGTGATTGCATTGTGGAGTTAGATTACAATACCTTCAAAAAACGTTATGAAATTCGCTTAATTGCCGTACGTTCTAGCGAACACTCTGCACAAGTGACTCCGCACTCCATACAAATATTAGACTGGCGTAATATCAAGACTACCCCTACTCTCCCCACTCCCCCACTTTTGGTTAAAGAATGTCCTACCAGTTGGGATGATTTACGGGCATGGTTAAGACGATCGCTTCATAATCAGCAACCACTAGCGATCGCCTGGTCTGAAACAGAACATCAACCTCCAGAACACATTTGGTTGACGTTGGTAGGAATTGCCAAATATCTTAGCCGCACCAATCAACTAGTTACCCGTGTTCAGCTTTTGCAAAAACTTGGCATCAGTGACCAAAGTTTACACATGGGTTTAAGGGCATTAAGATATTCAGGTTTTACCATTCAAAGACAAGATCGTTATCTGCAAATTAGCCGACAACCAAACACTGAATCTCCACTTGCAGAAACTGCTATTAACAAGTTTTTAGCTGTTGTTCGCGAAGAACAGTTTCAGCGCCAGTATTTCGCTGAAGTACCCATATCAACAATTCAAGCGATCGCAATACAAAAAATTTAG
- a CDS encoding GNAT family N-acetyltransferase, with the protein MHSQDFDTVYVRELEIDDIAPVYHLGEELFTSDLYPYLYRCWDEWEVIGLYNTDPEYCLVAEIDGQLAGFILGTIITKASWTYGYILWLGVSPKFQRRGVGDKLVDTAIARMIEDGARFMLVDTDPENVAAVKFFSRKGFGNIRQHVFLSMNLSKHEHYGRLIDYERQKAERAGYKRSRPIRTRKAEAIVNEVALNGLISEAQHQEDSVV; encoded by the coding sequence ATGCATTCACAAGATTTTGATACGGTTTATGTCCGCGAATTAGAAATTGACGATATCGCCCCCGTTTATCATTTAGGAGAAGAATTATTTACCAGTGATTTGTATCCTTATTTGTATCGTTGCTGGGATGAATGGGAGGTGATCGGACTTTATAACACCGATCCAGAATACTGTTTAGTTGCAGAAATTGATGGACAACTTGCAGGATTCATTTTAGGAACCATCATTACCAAAGCATCTTGGACTTACGGATATATTCTCTGGCTAGGAGTCAGCCCGAAATTTCAACGACGTGGTGTAGGTGACAAACTAGTTGATACTGCCATCGCCCGGATGATTGAAGATGGGGCGCGGTTTATGTTGGTAGACACAGATCCAGAAAACGTAGCAGCAGTGAAATTTTTTAGCCGCAAAGGTTTTGGTAATATCCGCCAGCATGTTTTCTTGTCAATGAATTTAAGCAAACACGAACATTATGGCAGACTAATTGATTACGAACGACAAAAAGCGGAAAGGGCAGGTTATAAGCGATCGCGTCCTATCCGCACTCGTAAAGCTGAAGCGATCGTCAATGAAGTTGCCTTGAATGGCCTCATCAGTGAAGCTCAACACCAAGAAGACTCTGTAGTTTAA
- a CDS encoding response regulator transcription factor, translating to MSAQLLLVDDEPGLREAVKDYLQESGFNVQIASNAREGWELMQQSTPDLVISDIMMPQVDGYQFLKQLREDPRFQALPVIFLTAKGMTTDRIQGYQAGVDAYLPKPFDPDELVAIVENLLARRTSKTPTTTEEGETPDIADLANQIAQIKALLTQRNAIAQSPPPFTIDLTPREQSVLNLVAEGLMNKEIARRLETSVRNVEKYVSRLFSKTGTNSRTELVRFALEHGLAK from the coding sequence ATGTCAGCACAATTGTTACTGGTAGATGATGAACCGGGGCTGCGTGAAGCAGTAAAAGATTATTTACAGGAAAGCGGTTTCAACGTTCAGATTGCCAGTAACGCTCGTGAGGGCTGGGAGTTAATGCAACAAAGTACACCTGATTTGGTAATCTCTGACATTATGATGCCTCAGGTAGATGGCTATCAATTTCTCAAGCAACTACGTGAAGACCCCCGCTTTCAAGCATTACCAGTGATATTTTTAACTGCAAAAGGCATGACGACCGATCGCATCCAAGGTTATCAAGCTGGTGTAGATGCTTATCTGCCTAAACCTTTTGATCCTGATGAACTAGTGGCAATAGTCGAAAATTTGCTAGCACGACGCACAAGTAAAACTCCAACTACAACCGAAGAAGGGGAGACGCCTGACATTGCCGATTTGGCTAATCAAATCGCTCAAATCAAAGCACTGTTGACTCAAAGAAATGCGATCGCCCAATCTCCACCACCATTTACAATCGATTTGACTCCCCGTGAGCAAAGTGTTTTAAATTTGGTAGCAGAAGGCTTAATGAACAAAGAGATTGCTCGTCGCCTAGAAACCAGCGTCCGCAATGTTGAAAAATATGTCAGCCGTTTGTTTAGTAAAACTGGCACCAATAGCCGAACCGAGTTAGTCCGTTTTGCTCTTGAACATGGTTTGGCTAAGTGA
- a CDS encoding nucleotide exchange factor GrpE — protein sequence MSFLKKGGNNDLTGDNQVPDDNIKDVLESLKIINQNIIELSNTLNKEVNSYHKDENLKREVEEFKKCIKEEILKELNKSIKNGHYQNNLIVQENTSSVKKLKESLLETRGFMEETLNSQIQEMKIQLKEIMDQRQELGNLRRKIEGWQDFAVDFFKYMERTLELLPNSNSENVQYSQQLISKVLKDFEKHVNLNFGLERISPSPGDDLDENFHQAVEEKESTEVQPGKILDCKEWGYRINGELYQDKRAKVILAKAPE from the coding sequence ATGAGTTTCCTCAAAAAAGGTGGTAACAACGACCTAACTGGAGATAATCAAGTTCCAGATGATAATATAAAAGATGTTTTGGAATCTCTCAAGATCATCAATCAAAACATTATTGAACTTTCCAATACTCTGAATAAAGAAGTTAACTCCTATCACAAAGATGAAAATCTCAAGAGAGAGGTTGAGGAGTTTAAAAAATGTATCAAAGAGGAAATTCTAAAAGAACTTAATAAGAGTATTAAGAATGGGCATTATCAAAATAATCTTATTGTTCAAGAAAATACCTCATCTGTTAAGAAGTTGAAGGAAAGCCTCTTGGAAACTAGAGGTTTTATGGAAGAAACTTTGAATTCTCAGATCCAAGAGATGAAGATACAACTGAAAGAAATCATGGATCAACGCCAAGAACTTGGAAATCTCCGAAGGAAAATAGAAGGTTGGCAAGATTTTGCTGTTGATTTTTTTAAATATATGGAAAGAACGTTGGAATTGCTTCCTAACTCTAATAGTGAAAATGTTCAATATTCTCAGCAATTAATATCAAAGGTGTTAAAAGATTTTGAGAAGCATGTTAATCTTAACTTTGGACTAGAACGAATTTCTCCATCACCTGGTGATGATTTGGATGAGAACTTCCATCAAGCTGTTGAGGAAAAAGAATCAACAGAGGTGCAGCCGGGAAAAATTCTTGATTGCAAGGAATGGGGATATAGAATTAACGGTGAGCTTTATCAAGACAAACGTGCAAAAGTAATTTTGGCTAAAGCTCCAGAGTAA
- a CDS encoding peptidoglycan-binding domain-containing protein has protein sequence MRLENFYQASKQAKDNKSSLDYGIEAIAADKELATHIQQVLIWLKFLDPPADGQFGRISSDALVEFQVSISAIRPEVADEKGFLGLATAKALIESKPSDIPAPKIDYSLNNLAARLIKFMVEMNYRVSVGDKKYNIVYVEGMNGDGTQNSDAPNEFNDRRIIIEIPNADSKPVIRGNWEGTTEPGTSFTNNPMGGRAKELGAARIAFGQYKAWAVGIHYGGGSDPHEALVQKTPISVYRDKNKDMMRTGDFLDTGVFDINQHWGFDYPRTNIKGASAGCLVGRTRNGHREFMAIIKQDIRYQRNKDYLFHTTVIPGDEFLAKYPVK, from the coding sequence ATGCGTTTGGAAAATTTCTATCAAGCCAGCAAACAAGCTAAAGATAATAAAAGTTCTTTAGATTATGGGATTGAAGCGATCGCTGCTGATAAAGAATTAGCCACCCATATTCAACAGGTATTGATTTGGTTGAAATTTCTTGATCCACCGGCGGATGGACAGTTTGGACGTATTTCGAGTGATGCACTTGTGGAATTTCAGGTGTCTATTTCTGCAATTCGTCCAGAAGTTGCTGACGAGAAAGGATTTCTGGGTTTAGCAACAGCTAAAGCGTTAATAGAAAGCAAACCAAGTGATATTCCTGCACCTAAAATTGATTACTCTCTTAATAACCTAGCAGCTCGACTGATTAAATTTATGGTAGAGATGAACTACCGCGTATCTGTAGGGGACAAAAAGTACAACATTGTCTATGTTGAGGGAATGAATGGCGATGGAACTCAAAATAGTGATGCTCCCAACGAATTCAATGATCGCCGTATAATAATTGAAATACCAAATGCAGATTCTAAACCAGTAATTAGAGGTAATTGGGAAGGTACAACAGAACCTGGTACTAGTTTCACCAATAATCCTATGGGAGGTAGAGCAAAAGAATTAGGAGCTGCCAGAATCGCTTTTGGACAGTATAAAGCTTGGGCAGTAGGCATTCATTACGGAGGTGGTTCAGATCCACATGAAGCCTTGGTGCAAAAGACACCGATTTCTGTATATCGCGACAAAAATAAAGACATGATGCGAACTGGTGATTTTCTGGATACAGGTGTCTTTGATATCAACCAACACTGGGGATTTGACTATCCTCGTACTAATATTAAAGGTGCTAGTGCAGGATGTTTAGTCGGACGTACTCGCAATGGCCATAGAGAATTTATGGCAATTATTAAACAAGATATACGTTATCAGAGAAACAAAGACTATTTGTTTCACACAACAGTAATTCCTGGTGATGAATTTTTAGCTAAATACCCTGTGAAATAA
- the ctpB gene encoding carboxyl-terminal processing protease CtpB yields MKQSAKRYSPLQVALIGGAIATTATVSAFGPGWCRSVRAALQDSPKQVVDQVWQLVNREYVDGSFNRQNWLTIRQSLLSRNYSSREEAYIAIREALQKLEDPYTRFMDPKQFEALTNQTSGEVSGIGIRMEVNENSKRLVVVEALENSPAIKAGIKAGDEIVAIDGKPTRQMKIEDASKLIRGRAGTMVTLRLERDGHSAFDLKLTRATIEVPTVRYALKQEGRRRVGYIRLREFNAHASDQMRRAIRDLNSKQVDGFVLDLRGNPGGLLQASIEIARMWMNDGAIVRTVDRRGGSEESKANHTAITNRPLVVLVDNNSASASEILTGALKDNKRAIVVGSQTFGKALVQSVHELGDGSGVAITIAHYYTPKGTDINHKGIAPDIKLELTEEQQRQLASNPDLLGTNKDPQYTRALTILSNNQFAQPLQNQTTQKANNFGADNLRL; encoded by the coding sequence ATGAAACAATCTGCAAAACGTTACTCGCCACTGCAAGTAGCTTTAATTGGAGGAGCGATCGCCACCACAGCTACAGTATCTGCATTCGGACCAGGTTGGTGTCGTTCTGTTCGTGCAGCACTACAAGATAGCCCTAAACAGGTAGTTGATCAAGTATGGCAACTCGTAAATCGCGAATATGTAGATGGTTCTTTTAACCGCCAAAATTGGCTAACAATCAGACAAAGCCTATTGAGCAGAAACTATTCCTCTCGAGAAGAAGCTTACATCGCTATCCGGGAAGCGCTGCAAAAGCTGGAAGATCCATACACGCGCTTTATGGATCCTAAACAATTTGAAGCCCTTACCAACCAAACATCTGGAGAAGTCTCTGGAATTGGCATTCGGATGGAGGTGAATGAAAATAGCAAGCGGTTAGTTGTTGTAGAAGCCTTAGAAAATTCGCCAGCAATTAAAGCTGGAATCAAGGCTGGGGATGAGATTGTAGCTATTGATGGCAAACCCACCCGTCAGATGAAGATCGAAGATGCCTCCAAGCTGATTCGTGGCCGAGCAGGTACAATGGTGACTTTGCGATTGGAAAGAGATGGACACAGTGCTTTTGACCTCAAACTAACACGAGCTACGATTGAAGTTCCAACAGTACGTTATGCCCTCAAACAAGAAGGTCGACGTCGGGTTGGCTATATTCGTTTAAGGGAGTTTAACGCCCATGCTTCCGATCAGATGCGACGGGCTATCCGTGATTTGAACAGCAAACAAGTTGATGGCTTTGTACTTGATTTACGGGGTAATCCTGGTGGTTTGTTGCAAGCCAGTATTGAAATTGCCCGGATGTGGATGAATGATGGTGCAATTGTCCGTACTGTAGACCGTAGAGGCGGCAGTGAAGAGAGCAAAGCCAATCACACAGCTATAACAAACCGTCCTTTAGTGGTACTGGTCGATAATAACTCAGCTAGCGCAAGTGAAATCCTCACAGGCGCACTGAAGGATAATAAACGAGCAATAGTAGTTGGCAGTCAAACCTTTGGCAAAGCTTTAGTCCAATCAGTACATGAACTAGGAGATGGTTCTGGTGTAGCAATTACCATTGCCCATTACTACACTCCAAAAGGTACAGATATTAACCATAAGGGAATAGCACCAGATATTAAATTAGAGTTAACAGAAGAACAACAACGGCAGTTGGCATCTAACCCTGATTTGTTGGGAACTAACAAAGATCCTCAATATACTCGTGCTTTGACAATTCTTTCTAACAATCAGTTTGCCCAACCTTTGCAAAATCAAACCACTCAAAAAGCAAACAACTTTGGTGCTGATAATTTACGACTTTAG